A region of the Roseobacter denitrificans OCh 114 genome:
GCCCCAAGGAGAACCGGGTGACACGCATCACCCGGTCAGACAAAGCAAAACGGCCCGTAGAGGGCACATTTAGGAGAAGAGACAATGCGTCACGCACGTGGATACCGCCGCCTGAACCGCACACATGAGCACCGCAAGGCGCTCTGGGCCAATATGGCGGGTTCGCTCATCGAACATGAGCAAATCAAGACAACCTTGCCCAAGGCCAAGGAACTGCGCCCGATCATCGAGAAGATGATCACGCTGGCCAAGCGCGGCGATTTGCATGCGCGCCGTCAGGCGGCATCGAAACTGAAGGAAGATCAATACGTTGCGAAACTGTTTGACGTTCTGGGCCCACGCTACAAAGACCGTCAGGGTGGCTATGTCCGCGTTCTGAAAGCCGGATTTCGCTATGGCGACATGGCACCGATGGCCATCATCGAATTCGTAGACCGCGACCGGGATGCAAAAGGGGCCGCCGACAGAGCGCGCCTCGCAGCAGAAGAGAACGCCGAAGAGGCATAAGCTCTTTAAAGGCCACTGCTGGAAAAGCCCTTGTCCCGCGCGGGACGAGGGCTTTTTTGATGAGGTGGTTGTAGCGCATGGTGCTGATGGCGTTGCACTTGCCCGGCTTGGGACAGGCGCGCCGGGGGTGTCGCCATGTAAAATCGCGTGTGGTTTGCAGCGCTGCGCGGACTCGCACCAAGGTGCGTTTTTCGGTAATACGGCGCAAAAATGGAGTAGGCTATGGACCTGTTTGGCCAGTCGGGCGGAAACGACAAGACGCCACAGCATGCAAAG
Encoded here:
- the rplQ gene encoding 50S ribosomal protein L17; amino-acid sequence: MRHARGYRRLNRTHEHRKALWANMAGSLIEHEQIKTTLPKAKELRPIIEKMITLAKRGDLHARRQAASKLKEDQYVAKLFDVLGPRYKDRQGGYVRVLKAGFRYGDMAPMAIIEFVDRDRDAKGAADRARLAAEENAEEA